The window GTCTTGCCCTCCGGCCCGGTGCTTGCGATCGCGCCCGACGAGGACCGTTGGACCTTCGGCTATCCGGACCTGCGGCTTTCCACGGCGCGCCTTTGCGTGCAGGCCGCGACGACGGGGCCTGCGCCCCGCTTCGAGGACCCCCTCGTTTCCGTCACCTTCGGGTCGCAGACGCTTTCGTGCCGCGCTCCGGGGGATCCCCGCGCCGAGCGCGAGACGCTTCTGGCCTTGGACCGGCGGATCCGCGAGGAGGACCCCGACGTGATCCTGACGCGCGGCGGCGACGCGTGGGACGTTCCGTTCCTGCTGCACCGCATCCGCGCGCTTGGCCTCGAGGACCGCGTGCGGTTGGGCCGCGATCCGGACCCCTCGCCCGACCGGCCCGACCAGCGCGAGAAGAGCATCCAGACCTACGGCCGGTGGAGGTTCCGGACGAACGCGTACTACCTGCGCGGTCGCTGGCACATCGACCTCTCCAAGAAGACGCTCGACGGCCACGACGAGCGTGAGGACCTCCACGGCATCGTCTACCTCTCCCGCGTCTCCAACCGCCGCCCGCAGGACGCAAGCCGCAACGGGGCCGGCTACGGCCTCCAGCAGATGCAGATCGACCTTGCGACCGACTGGGGCGTCGCGCTTCCGTGGAAGCGGAACCTGGCCGAGGACTGGAAGGACGCGGCGACGCTGTGCGCGGTCGACCGCGGCGGGCAGATCATGGTTCCCGAGGCTGGCGTGTACGACGACGTGGTCGCGTGCGACTTCTCGGGCTACTACCCGAGCCTTGTCGTGCGGCACAACCTCTCCTCCGACACGATCGGCTGCGATTGCTGTCCCGAGGGCCCCCTGATCCCCGAGCTTGGGCGCCGCGTCTGCACGAAGCGGTACGGGCACCAGGCGGAGATCCTCCGCCGGCTCTGGCCGCACCGGCGCTACGTGAAGGCAATCTTGCGCAAGGAGGCCTCCGGGCTTCCGGTGGATCTCGCGCTTTTGGCCAAGGCGCGCGCGGTGAAGTCGGAGCACAAGGCCCTGGGCGTCGTCTGCTTTGGCTACTTCCGCTACCGCCACGCGCGTTTCGGGTGCGCGGAGGTGCACCAGGCCATCCAGTGCCTAAGCCGCGCCGGCATGACCCGCGCGCGCGAGATCGCGCAGGCGGAGGGGTTTGCCATGGTGCACGCGCTTACGGATTGCGTGTTCCTTCACAAGCCCGGCGTGACGCGGGCTCAGGCGCTGCGGCTCGTCCGACGCGTGACGGACGACGTGGGCGTGCCCATGGACGTCGAGGGCGTCTACCGCTGGCTCGTGCTCCTGCCCAGCAAGACGCACTCGACCGCAAGCGAGGTGGGCGTCCCGAACCGCTACTACGGAAAGTTCGAGGACGGTTCTCTTAAGGTCCGGGGCATCGAGGTGCAGCGCCACAGCACGCCGCGCTGGGTCCGCGACGCGCAGCAGGCCATGCTCGGCACGTTTGCGCAGGCCGACCATGCCGAGGACTTCCTCGCCTGCATCCCCCACGCCCTCGTTCCGGTCCGGCGGGCCGCCGACGCGCTGCGCCGCAGGGAGGTGAGCGCGCGGGACCTTGGCGTATGCACGCAGGCCCGCATGGACGTGGACGACTACGCGACCCGCACGGTCTCGCGCGCGGCGCTCTCCCGCCTGCGCGACGCGGGGCTTGCCCGTCGGCCGGGGGAATACGTGACGTACGTGCTGCTGCGGTCCCAAGGGGCCCACGGGGGGCGCGCGGTGCCGACGGAGTTCGTCTCCGACGGAACGAGGGACTACGACGTGCCGTCGTACCTTCGCCTGCTGGCGCGGTCGGTGGAGACCCTGCTCTCCCCCTTCGGCTACACGGAGGATTCCGTCTTCCGCTGGCTCTCCGGCTCCGCCGCGGGTCCGCTCGTGGCCTCGCAGGCGAGGCTTCCCGACGTCACGCCGCCACGGTGGATCCGCCGGCGGGGTTCCGCCTAGCGGCCCGCGGGGCTCGTGCCGATGCCCAGCGCATCCAGCAGGCCACGGGCCGCGTAGAGGCTGGGCCCCGACTCGAGGATGGCGATCGCCGTGTCGCGAGCGCGGCTGTTGCCTTGCGTCGCCTCGGGGTTGCCGTCGCAGTCAGCCGTGCAGCCGTCCGTGAAGGCGACGACGAAGCGGCCGTCGGGTCCCACCACGGCGTCGATGAAGTCGAGCATGTTGCGGCCGGGGTCGCCGCCGCCGCCCTGCCAGATGTAGCCGATCTGCACGGGGTTCTCCGGCGCGCTAATCTGCGTTGTGACGAACGTGGGCTGGGCTTCCGCGGCGTCGAAGCTGAAGGTTGCAAAGAGGTACCACTTCGTCTCGGGCTCGGCCCGGCCGGCGTTTGCGTCCGTGTCGCGGGTGCCAAGGTAGGCGACGGCGATGCGGCCGTCGTCGCCGCTTGCGATCGCGACGAAGTTCGTGCTCGTCACGTCGGGCGGCGACACGAGGAAGGGTCCCTGGACGGTCTCGAAGCCGTCGGTCGAGCGCAGGAGGTAGATGCGGTGATCGGCCTTGGCGCGGTAGACGTAGTAGGCGGTGCCGTCGGGCGTGACCGTGATGTCCGGGTCGATCTCCTCGTTTCCAAGGCCGCCGTCGTCGAGGATGTTCACCTTCCACGTCTGGCCGTTGTCGCGGCTCACGGCGACGGCGGGCTTGCCGCAGTTGCGGCCCAGCGGTACGTAGACCGTGCCGTCGGGCGCGGGCGCCGGCGACCCGTTGATGCCTCCGCATTGGGTGGAGTCGGCGATGGTGACGGTGCGAAGGAACGTGAGGCCCCCGTCGGTGGAGACGCTGCACTTGGTGGCAATGAGCTGGTTCCAGCAGTAGTAGAGGATCTTGGAGTAGCTTCCCGTCGGTTGCAGGCCGCCTGCAGCCGGCGGGCCGATGGCGATCTTCTGGTGATCCATCGGCGGCTCGAAGCCGCACTGGGCCGGGTGCTCAAACCAGGTTTCGCCGTCGTCGGTCGACATCGTGCCGTACGAGCAGACAAGCGGCGGGTACATGGGCGCGTTCCAGATCATGTTGGTCTCGCGGTCGACCCACAGCATGGGGTCGAAGTTGCGGACCGGGTCGGAACCGACCACGGGCGCCGCGACGGGCAGGCGGACGGGACCGAATTCGAACACCTTCTCCCAGGTGGCGCCGCCATCGCGCGAGCGCATGACCATGTCGCCGGAGGCCACGAAGATGGCGCCCGACTCGGTCACGCCAAGCGTGGGCTCGCCGCCGCGGTTTCCAAGGAGACGCTCGACCATCTTGGGCGCGGAGCCCAAAACGGTCGCGACGTCGCGGACGACGGCCTTCTCGCCGACGTGGATCGAAAGACCGGCCGGCAGCGAGATCGCCGTCTCGGTGGAAATGGACTGTTGCTCGACGTTGTCGCCGCCCAAGCAGCCCGCGAGGGTGACGGCCGCCACGATGAGGCCTGCTCCCAGTGCCCGCATGGCGGCCGAGTGGCCTTGCCCCCTTATAAGCTTTCTACGTCACCGCCTTCTCAAGGGTAGGCCCGGACCCTTCGTCCCGTGAGGAAATCGAGCACGGCCAGCACGACCCCCACGATCAGCAGGAGCCAGCCGATGTTCGAAATCGTCCCTCCAAAGGGACCGCCCAGAAGCCCGATGAGCAAACCCAGGATGATGAGCCCAATGCCCCAATAGACGAAGCCCATGCGACCGTTTGTCGTTGGCGCGGGCCAATTGCGTTGAGGGACAAGTCCCACCGCCGCAAGCGGCTTCGCACGCCTTTTATCCATCCCGCTCGTTTGCCCGGCGTGCGCCGGGTCGCGTGGGTGACGGGAGCGGGGCGCGGAATCGGCCGCGCATGCGCTCTGGCCCTCTCGAAGGAGGGCTTCGCCGTTTGCGCAAGCGCGCGCACCGTCGACGAGATCGACGCCGTGGCGCGCGAGTGTCGCGACGCCGGCGTGGACGCCGTCGCCGTCCCGTGCGACGTCACCGACCGTTCCGCCGTCGAGCGCGCGCACGCGCGCGCGGCGGAGGCGCTGGGCCCGCCCGACGTCCTTGTCAACGCGGCCGGCGTGGGACGAAGCGCGCCGTTTCTCAAGACGACGACCGAGTTTCTGGACCTTCACCTTCGTTTGAACCTCCACGGCACGTTCCACTGCGCGCAGGTCGCGCTGCCGCCCATGCTCGCGCGCGGATGGGGCCGCGTCGTCAACGTGGCAAGCGTGGCGGGCCTCGAAGGCGGCCCGTACATCGCCGCCTACGCGGCGTCCAAGCACGCCGTCGTGGGCCTCACCCGGAGCCTCGCGCACGAGCTTGCCGGAACCGGGGTCACGGCGAACGCCGTATGTCCCGGGTACGTGAACACGCGCATGACGGACGAGAACCTCGAGGTCATGATGCGCGCGACGGGGCGAAGCCGCGGCGAGCTCCTCGAGCGCGTCCTCCGCGGGAATCCCGGCGGCCGTCTCCTGGAGCCCGAAGACGTCGCTTCGGTCGTGCTCTCCTGCCTGGGCCCCGGTTCGGACAAGACAAACGGCCAGGCGCTTTCGGTTCCTCCAGGAGGTCTCGCATGAAGCCACGCATCGTCAATCCGCCTGCGCTGGGTCCCCCCAAGGGCTTCTCGCACGGCGTCGCGGCGGGCGACCTCCTCTTCGTCGCAGGACAAGTCGGGGCTACACCCGCGGGGGACGGCACGTGGCGCGTCGTCTCGACGGACTTTGCCGCGCAATTCGACAAGGCGCTCGAGAACGTGCTTGCGGTCGTGGAGGCCGCGGGGGGATCGGCCGCGGACCTCGTCGAGATGACCGTCTTCGTCACGGACCTTGCCGCTTACCGGGCCGCTCGCCCGAAGCTTGCCTCGATCTGGAAGAGCCGCCTCGGCCGCCACTACCCCGCCATGACTTTGGTGGCCGTCGCCGGGCTTCTGGAGGAAGGCGCGCTCGTCGAAATCCGAGCCGTCGCGGCGGTGGCGCTTTGACCAGCTTCGTTTCGCCTGCCGGGTTACGGTACCACGAACAGGACGGCATCGCGACGTTCACGCTGTCGCGGCCCGAGCGGTTGAATGCGCTCACGTTCGAGATCTACGAAGGCTTGCGCGACAACTTCGCGGCTCTGGCGGAACGGCCCGATCTTGGCGCCGTCGTCCTCACCGGCGAGGGCCGCGGCTTCTGCTCGGGCGGCGACGTGGAGGACATCATCGGCAGGCTCCTTGCGCGATCGCCGGAAGAGCTGCACGACTTCACGCGGCTCACCTGCGACGTCGTCGCAAACATGCGGGCCTGCCCGCAACCCATCGTGGCCGCCCTCAACGGAACCGTCGCCGGCGCCGGCGCGGCGCTTGCGGTCGCCTCCGACTTCCGGCTCGCCACCCCGAACGCCCGGATCGCCTTCCTGTTCGTGAAAGCGGGCCTGTCGGCCGCCGACATGGGCGCCTGCCACCGGCTCCCTCGCCTCGTGGGCCTCGGACGCGCGACGGAGCTTCTGCTGCTGGGCGACTTCGTGAGCCCCGAAGAGGCCCAGCGGATCGGGCTGTACCATCGCGTCGTCGCCGCCGAACGGCTCCAGGAGGAGGCCCGCGCGTTGGCCCATCGCTTAGCCGAGGGCCCGCGCCAGGGCCTTGCGATCTCGAAACGGACGCTCGACGAGCAGGCGTCCGCGACGCTCGCGGAGGCGTTGGCGTGGGACGCCAAGGTCCAAGCCCAATGCATGCTCTCGCCCGACTTCCGGGAAGCCTACGAGGCCTTCCGCCAAAAGCGGCCTCCACGCTATGCCCACGCGAGGCGGTCGACGTGACGGTCGATCCCGTCGATCCGTATCTCGAAACCCGGCACGGCGACCTGTTGCAGCGCGCGCGGGCGTTCTCCGTGTCGAAGCTCGAACCCCTCGAAGAGCAAGCCGAGCACGACCTCCCCGCCGCCGCGCGGCGATGCGTTGCGGCCCTTGCCGGCGAGGGCTTCCTGCGCTCCGTCGTTCCCAAGGCCTTCGGCGGCGAACGCGAGACCGTGGAGGTGCGCTCCGTCGCGAGCGTCCGCGAAGGAATCGCCTACGGCTCCGGCCTTGCCGACGCAATGCTCGCCCTGCAGGGGTTGGGCTCGCTTCCGATCACCCTTGCCGGCACGGACGCCCAGCGGCGCCACTGGCTTCCCCGCGTGGCCGACGGCCGCGCCATCGCCGCCTTTGCCGTGACCGAGCCGGAGGCCGGAAGCGACGTCGCCTCCATGCAATGCCTCGCCCGCGAGACGCCCGAGGGCTGGACCCTCTCCGGCACGAAGACCTTCATCAGCAACGCCGGTCTTGCGGACCTCTACGCCGTTTTCGCGAAAACCGATCCCGAGCGCGGCCACCGGGGCGTGAGCGCGTTCCTTGTCCCGGGCGACACGCCGGGGCTCTCGGTCACGCCGCTGCGGCTCCTTGCCCACCACCCCATCGGCACCGTCCGCTTCGACGGCGTCCGCGTGCCCCCCGACGCCATCCTGGGCCGCCGCGGCGAGGGATTCAAGCTCGCCCTTGCCACGCTCGACCGCATGCGGCCCACGGTGGCCGCCGCGGCCTGCGGCATGGCCTCGCGCGCGCTCGACCTCGCTCTTGCGCGAGCCAAGAGCCGGCGGCAGTTCGGGCGTGCCCTCGGCGAGAACCAAGGTCTGCGTTGGCGCCTGGCCGAGGCTGCCACGGATCTCCAGGCCGCGCGCCTTCTCGTCTACCGCGCCGCCTGGCTTGCCGACGCCGGCAAGGAGCGCGTCACGACGGAGTCGGCGCAGGCGAAGCTGTTTGCCACGGAGGCCGCGCAGCGGATCGTGGATTTCGCCCTGCAGGTGCACGGCGGACAGGGCACGGTGGCCGGTTCCCCCGTCGAGCGGCTGTACCGCGAGGTGCGCGCGCTTCGCATCTACGAGGGCACAAGCGAGGTGCTCCGGGACGTGGTCGCGCGTTCCTTGTTCGAGACCTGATGGCGTGCCGGCGCGGACGATCCTCGGCCGGTCTGGCGTTGTCCCAACAGCCGAAAGACGCCGCCGTGGCATCGCGGCGTCGTGCCGGCTTCCCGCGCCCTTGCCGTTCCGTTGATGATCGTTCTTGCGGGCCTGGCCGGAACCGCCGCGCCCCTGCACGACGAAAACGAACTTCCGCTCACCCTCGTCCGCGTCATCGCCTCCGACCGCGCCGGAAGCCACGCACCCTTCGAGGCCTTCGACACCGCGTCGTTTGCCCTCTTCGACGTCGACGGCGACGGCGTCCCGGAGATCGTGGCCAACAACGACAACAACCGGGCGTACGTGATCGACCCTCGCCGAGGAGTCGTCCTGGCCGAGCTCTCCATGCCGTTGCCCCCCGGTTGGCGCGCGCGCGAGCTTGCCGGCGTGACCGTGGGCGATCTCACGGGCAACGGGCGCACCAACGTCGCGATCCACAACAGCGCCTCGTACCTCACGCTCTTCGAGTTCGATCCCTGGCAAAGCCACGCCTTCCGTTTCCGCCTCGAGCCCCTCTGGACGGTCTCGACGCACGGCCCCGACCTCGATCCCGAGTACGCCCGGAAGGCGGCGTGGTTACCCTCCGCCATGGAACGGGGAAGCGACGGCCACGCCTACGCGGCCGACGTCGCCGGGACGGGCGAGGTCTGGTTCTTTGCCCAGAACGACGACCAACCGGCCCACTTTGCCATCGACGCCTCCGGCTCGCTGCGTTGGATGACGCACTGGTTCGACGGCAACAGCGGCCCCTGGGTCGGCGACCTCGACGGCGACGGCACGCTGGAGGCCGTGTTCACGACCGACGGCGGGCAGGTCGCGGTGTACGACGCGCGCAGCGGGCGCGTCCGCTGGGTGCTCGAAACGAAGGCCTTGGGCGCGCATCCCGGCAGCATCCCCATCGGAGCCTTTGTCCAGGACCTCGACGGGGACGGTCGGCGGGAGATCTTCGTCGGCGCCCGCGTCGCCGTCGAGGACCCCAACGATCCCGACTGGATGCGGCGGCAGCACGCGCTCTACGCCCTCGTGCGCGCCGACGGCACCGTCCTGTGGGCCCGCCAGTACCCCTTCGGTCATCCTTTGTGGAACAACCGTCCCGTCGCGTACGACGTGGACGGCGACGGCGTGCTCGACGTCGTCACGCTCGATTGGAACACGATCGGACACAAGCCCGGACGTTGGCAGGCGTTGGGTCCGGCCAACCTGTGGGCCGCCAGCGGAAGGGACGGAAGCGTCCTTTGGCACACGCGCGTGGACGCGCGCTGGAGCAACAAGAACTTCGTCGTCGCCGACTTCCTGCCGGAGGAGCCCGGCCTTGAGATCCTCGTCTCCCGGCAACGGCACGTCGACGGGCTTGGCCTCTACGCGCTCGCCGACGGCTCGGAGCGCGGCTTTGTCCCCTTGCCCGCGGGCGGCTGGGAATCCATGCGGGGCCCGGTCCTTGCCGACGTGGACAACGACGGCCTGCTCGACGCACTCGTGCCCATCGCGCGGCGCGCCGAGGGCTGCTCGCGTCAGCTCGACGTCGGCTGCCGCGAGGGGGCCTTCGCGGTCTACCGCACGCACGCGGACGCCGGAACGTCCCTGTTCACGAACAACCAGCGGAACTTCGCGCCCTACGACGAGCGGACGCCTCCGCCGCCGGTTCCCTCGCGCATCGATCCGCAGCCGCAGCCGACGTCCAATCCGCCGGCCCGCGAGCCCCCCCAGCCGGACCCTCCGCGGCAAGATCCTCCACCAACCAAGGAGACCGAGACGATCCGCGAAAGCGAGCCGGAGGCGCGGGACCCGCCCCCGAGCGCCCGCACCGATTCACTGCCGCCGTTGGCATCGCCGGATGCCGGTCGGGAGCCCGACCCGGCACTTTCGCCGCGCGCGCGGGAGGATACCGCCGTGCACCAAACGCCCGCGGCGCCTGGGCTTGCGGCCCTTGCCGTCGTCGGCGCGGCGGCGACCGTGGCGCGCTGGCGCAAGCGCTAGAGCCGCAGCGGCCGCATCGTCTCCACGATGGCCTCCGGACGATCGCGCCAGACCTCCGGCTGAACGTCGATGTAAAGCTCGATCTCGTTCCCGTCCGGATCCTTGACGTACAAGCTGTGCGTGACGCCGTGGTCGGTCGCGCCCGTCACCGGGACCCCGTTTGCGCGAAGGGTCGCCATCACGGCGCGAAGCTCGTCGTCGGTCGTCCCCACTTTGAGGCCGAAGTGATAGAGGCCCACCCGCCGGCCGGTCGGGACGGGCTGCGCGTCCTCGCCGACCTCGATGAGGAGAAGCTCGTGGTGGGTGCGTCCGGAGGAAAACAGCGCGATGGGCATTCCCGCGCCCGGCGGCGTGATGTCCCGCCAACCCAGCACGTCCCGATAGAACCGACGCGATCGTTCGACGTCGCGGACGTAGAGGACGAGGTGCCCAAGCTCGTGAACCGTCATCGGAGCGCGCAACGGCTCGCAAAGGTTTAACACCGCGCCACGGCTACCCGTAGCGGCTCATGCGCACCACGATCGTCGGCGGCGGGCCCGGCGGGCTCTACACGGCCATCCTCCTGCGCAAAGCGGACCCGTCGCACGACGTAACGGTGCTGGAGCGCAACCGCCTGGACGACACCTTCGGCTTTGGCGTCGTCCTCTCCGACGCCACGCGGGAGACGCTCGAGGCGCTCGACCCGGAGACCTTCGGCCGGATCGAAGCGGCCTCGGCGCACTGGGACGACATCGAGATCCACTATCGCGGCGAGGTCCTACGAAGCACCGGCCACGGATTCTCGGGCGTCTCCCGCCAGGTCCTCCTTGACATCCTTGCCCGCCGAGCGCGCGACCTTGGCGCGACGCTTGCCTTCCAAAACGACATTCGCTCGCTTTCGGACCTCCCGGCCGCCGACCTCGTCGTGGCCGCAGACGGCGCGAACAGCACGGTTCGCGCGCTTCTCGAGAAGGACGTCCGCCCCACGATCGAGCTTCGGCCCAATCGCTTCGTGTGGCTTGGGACCACGTATCCGTTCCCCGCCTTCACGTTCCACTTCAAGGAGAACGAGCACGGGCTCTGGCGCGTGCACGCCTA is drawn from Candidatus Thermoplasmatota archaeon and contains these coding sequences:
- a CDS encoding VCBS repeat-containing protein; protein product: MPASRALAVPLMIVLAGLAGTAAPLHDENELPLTLVRVIASDRAGSHAPFEAFDTASFALFDVDGDGVPEIVANNDNNRAYVIDPRRGVVLAELSMPLPPGWRARELAGVTVGDLTGNGRTNVAIHNSASYLTLFEFDPWQSHAFRFRLEPLWTVSTHGPDLDPEYARKAAWLPSAMERGSDGHAYAADVAGTGEVWFFAQNDDQPAHFAIDASGSLRWMTHWFDGNSGPWVGDLDGDGTLEAVFTTDGGQVAVYDARSGRVRWVLETKALGAHPGSIPIGAFVQDLDGDGRREIFVGARVAVEDPNDPDWMRRQHALYALVRADGTVLWARQYPFGHPLWNNRPVAYDVDGDGVLDVVTLDWNTIGHKPGRWQALGPANLWAASGRDGSVLWHTRVDARWSNKNFVVADFLPEEPGLEILVSRQRHVDGLGLYALADGSERGFVPLPAGGWESMRGPVLADVDNDGLLDALVPIARRAEGCSRQLDVGCREGAFAVYRTHADAGTSLFTNNQRNFAPYDERTPPPPVPSRIDPQPQPTSNPPAREPPQPDPPRQDPPPTKETETIRESEPEARDPPPSARTDSLPPLASPDAGREPDPALSPRAREDTAVHQTPAAPGLAALAVVGAAATVARWRKR
- a CDS encoding enoyl-CoA hydratase family protein, which produces MTSFVSPAGLRYHEQDGIATFTLSRPERLNALTFEIYEGLRDNFAALAERPDLGAVVLTGEGRGFCSGGDVEDIIGRLLARSPEELHDFTRLTCDVVANMRACPQPIVAALNGTVAGAGAALAVASDFRLATPNARIAFLFVKAGLSAADMGACHRLPRLVGLGRATELLLLGDFVSPEEAQRIGLYHRVVAAERLQEEARALAHRLAEGPRQGLAISKRTLDEQASATLAEALAWDAKVQAQCMLSPDFREAYEAFRQKRPPRYAHARRST
- a CDS encoding SDR family oxidoreductase, giving the protein MRRVAWVTGAGRGIGRACALALSKEGFAVCASARTVDEIDAVARECRDAGVDAVAVPCDVTDRSAVERAHARAAEALGPPDVLVNAAGVGRSAPFLKTTTEFLDLHLRLNLHGTFHCAQVALPPMLARGWGRVVNVASVAGLEGGPYIAAYAASKHAVVGLTRSLAHELAGTGVTANAVCPGYVNTRMTDENLEVMMRATGRSRGELLERVLRGNPGGRLLEPEDVASVVLSCLGPGSDKTNGQALSVPPGGLA
- a CDS encoding sialidase family protein, whose translation is MRALGAGLIVAAVTLAGCLGGDNVEQQSISTETAISLPAGLSIHVGEKAVVRDVATVLGSAPKMVERLLGNRGGEPTLGVTESGAIFVASGDMVMRSRDGGATWEKVFEFGPVRLPVAAPVVGSDPVRNFDPMLWVDRETNMIWNAPMYPPLVCSYGTMSTDDGETWFEHPAQCGFEPPMDHQKIAIGPPAAGGLQPTGSYSKILYYCWNQLIATKCSVSTDGGLTFLRTVTIADSTQCGGINGSPAPAPDGTVYVPLGRNCGKPAVAVSRDNGQTWKVNILDDGGLGNEEIDPDITVTPDGTAYYVYRAKADHRIYLLRSTDGFETVQGPFLVSPPDVTSTNFVAIASGDDGRIAVAYLGTRDTDANAGRAEPETKWYLFATFSFDAAEAQPTFVTTQISAPENPVQIGYIWQGGGGDPGRNMLDFIDAVVGPDGRFVVAFTDGCTADCDGNPEATQGNSRARDTAIAILESGPSLYAARGLLDALGIGTSPAGR
- a CDS encoding DNA polymerase domain-containing protein — its product is MPYRPDFCVKAETSTLEEAERWLARDPRVESTWRAKQSLWLRGPPEPVLRVRPKRLSSLHAVATDLRRATRTKGLLFFDVDHDPACRWAHERGLFFLCRLRVLPSGPVLAIAPDEDRWTFGYPDLRLSTARLCVQAATTGPAPRFEDPLVSVTFGSQTLSCRAPGDPRAERETLLALDRRIREEDPDVILTRGGDAWDVPFLLHRIRALGLEDRVRLGRDPDPSPDRPDQREKSIQTYGRWRFRTNAYYLRGRWHIDLSKKTLDGHDEREDLHGIVYLSRVSNRRPQDASRNGAGYGLQQMQIDLATDWGVALPWKRNLAEDWKDAATLCAVDRGGQIMVPEAGVYDDVVACDFSGYYPSLVVRHNLSSDTIGCDCCPEGPLIPELGRRVCTKRYGHQAEILRRLWPHRRYVKAILRKEASGLPVDLALLAKARAVKSEHKALGVVCFGYFRYRHARFGCAEVHQAIQCLSRAGMTRAREIAQAEGFAMVHALTDCVFLHKPGVTRAQALRLVRRVTDDVGVPMDVEGVYRWLVLLPSKTHSTASEVGVPNRYYGKFEDGSLKVRGIEVQRHSTPRWVRDAQQAMLGTFAQADHAEDFLACIPHALVPVRRAADALRRREVSARDLGVCTQARMDVDDYATRTVSRAALSRLRDAGLARRPGEYVTYVLLRSQGAHGGRAVPTEFVSDGTRDYDVPSYLRLLARSVETLLSPFGYTEDSVFRWLSGSAAGPLVASQARLPDVTPPRWIRRRGSA
- a CDS encoding DUF1328 domain-containing protein, whose product is MGFVYWGIGLIILGLLIGLLGGPFGGTISNIGWLLLIVGVVLAVLDFLTGRRVRAYP
- a CDS encoding acyl-CoA dehydrogenase family protein produces the protein MTVDPVDPYLETRHGDLLQRARAFSVSKLEPLEEQAEHDLPAAARRCVAALAGEGFLRSVVPKAFGGERETVEVRSVASVREGIAYGSGLADAMLALQGLGSLPITLAGTDAQRRHWLPRVADGRAIAAFAVTEPEAGSDVASMQCLARETPEGWTLSGTKTFISNAGLADLYAVFAKTDPERGHRGVSAFLVPGDTPGLSVTPLRLLAHHPIGTVRFDGVRVPPDAILGRRGEGFKLALATLDRMRPTVAAAACGMASRALDLALARAKSRRQFGRALGENQGLRWRLAEAATDLQAARLLVYRAAWLADAGKERVTTESAQAKLFATEAAQRIVDFALQVHGGQGTVAGSPVERLYREVRALRIYEGTSEVLRDVVARSLFET
- a CDS encoding RidA family protein, which encodes MKPRIVNPPALGPPKGFSHGVAAGDLLFVAGQVGATPAGDGTWRVVSTDFAAQFDKALENVLAVVEAAGGSAADLVEMTVFVTDLAAYRAARPKLASIWKSRLGRHYPAMTLVAVAGLLEEGALVEIRAVAAVAL
- a CDS encoding VOC family protein gives rise to the protein MTVHELGHLVLYVRDVERSRRFYRDVLGWRDITPPGAGMPIALFSSGRTHHELLLIEVGEDAQPVPTGRRVGLYHFGLKVGTTDDELRAVMATLRANGVPVTGATDHGVTHSLYVKDPDGNEIELYIDVQPEVWRDRPEAIVETMRPLRL